A window of Acidimicrobiia bacterium contains these coding sequences:
- the atpD gene encoding F0F1 ATP synthase subunit beta, protein MTTTAEPDTKLKEGRVVAIAGPVVDVEFPADAIPEINTAVEMDIELEGETITVVAEVAQQLGESRVRAICMKPTDGLKRGTLVRNTGRGITMPVGEGVLGHVFNVIGEPLDTTADQLTGIEDRWEIRREAPPFDQLEPRSVLFETGIKVVDLLEPYVQGGKIGLFGGAGVGKTVIILEMINRVATQHGGVSVFAGVGERTREGTDLWLEMQESGVIDKAALVYGQMDEPPGVRLRVALSALTVAEYFRDVKNQDVLLFIDNIFRFVQAGSEVSTLLGRMPSAVGYQPTLADEMGELQERITSTKGHSITSLQAVYVPADDYTDPAPFTTFTHLDATTELSRQIAALGIYPAVDPLSSTSNILTPEIVGDRHYAVALRVQEILQRYKELQDIIAILGIDELSEEDKLTVSRARKIQRFLSQPFFVGEVFTGLKGIYVPIEETVESFEAVAKGELDEVPEQAFFNVGGVETVLAKAKTLQET, encoded by the coding sequence ATGACCACGACCGCGGAGCCGGACACCAAGCTGAAGGAGGGTCGCGTCGTCGCGATCGCGGGCCCGGTCGTCGACGTCGAGTTCCCGGCCGACGCGATACCCGAGATCAACACCGCCGTGGAGATGGACATCGAGCTCGAGGGCGAGACCATCACCGTCGTCGCCGAGGTCGCCCAGCAGCTCGGCGAATCACGCGTGCGGGCCATCTGCATGAAGCCGACCGACGGCCTGAAGCGCGGCACCCTCGTCCGGAACACCGGCCGTGGCATCACCATGCCGGTCGGCGAGGGCGTGCTCGGCCACGTCTTCAACGTCATCGGGGAGCCGCTCGACACGACCGCCGACCAGCTCACCGGCATCGAGGACCGGTGGGAGATCCGACGCGAGGCCCCGCCGTTCGACCAGCTCGAGCCGCGCTCGGTCCTGTTCGAGACCGGCATCAAGGTCGTCGACCTGCTCGAGCCCTACGTGCAGGGCGGCAAGATCGGGCTCTTTGGCGGCGCCGGGGTCGGCAAGACCGTCATCATCCTGGAGATGATCAACCGGGTCGCCACCCAGCACGGCGGCGTGTCCGTCTTCGCCGGTGTCGGCGAGCGGACCCGCGAGGGCACCGACCTGTGGCTCGAGATGCAGGAGTCGGGGGTCATCGACAAGGCCGCGCTCGTCTACGGCCAGATGGACGAGCCCCCGGGCGTGCGGCTCCGGGTGGCGCTGTCGGCGCTCACGGTCGCCGAGTACTTCCGCGACGTCAAGAACCAGGACGTGCTGCTGTTCATCGACAACATCTTCCGGTTCGTGCAGGCCGGCTCCGAGGTCTCGACGCTGCTGGGGCGCATGCCCTCGGCGGTCGGGTACCAGCCGACGCTCGCCGACGAGATGGGGGAGCTGCAGGAGCGGATCACGTCCACGAAGGGCCACTCGATCACCTCCCTGCAGGCCGTGTACGTCCCTGCCGACGACTACACCGACCCAGCGCCGTTCACGACCTTCACCCACCTCGACGCGACGACGGAGCTCAGCCGACAGATCGCCGCGCTGGGGATCTACCCGGCGGTGGACCCGCTGTCGTCGACGTCGAACATCCTGACGCCGGAGATCGTCGGTGACCGCCACTACGCGGTGGCGCTGCGGGTGCAGGAGATCCTCCAGCGGTACAAGGAGCTGCAGGACATCATCGCCATCCTCGGCATCGACGAGCTCTCGGAGGAGGACAAGCTCACCGTGTCCCGGGCCCGGAAGATCCAACGGTTCCTGTCGCAGCCGTTCTTTGTGGGCGAGGTGTTCACCGGCCTCAAGGGCATCTACGTCCCGATCGAGGAGACGGTCGAGAGCTTCGAGGCGGTGGCCAAGGGCGAGCTCGACGAGGTGCCCGAGCAGGCGTTCTTCAACGTGGGTGGCGTCGAGACCGTGCTCGCGAAGGCCAAGACCCTCCAGGAGACCTAG
- a CDS encoding MraY family glycosyltransferase — MLGYSIVGAVGASTTFILAFLMRWLAPRIGAMATPGTRSVHAEPIPSLGGAAMFGGFLAAMAVASQLNQFQGMFADSSEPLGILLGAGVMFLVGAVDDLREVSPPAKVAGQILSASLLSLFGVTMLYFRVPFASYQYIVLSPDLAPLVTVVAVVLLANALNLIDGLDGLAAGIVLIAGTAMFLYADRLFKAGLLEGSNIGPLIAVIAVAVCAGFLPHNFNPARIFMGDAGAMFLGLLMAVTTITIGGRTADEFSGQTYFFFAPLLIPIVILAVPVVDTAFSFVRRAAARRRVFVADREHLHHRLMRLGHGPRRSVVILWLWTALLSAVALIPTYTNRGNALVPLALAGLALLLFTYFHPGLRSARPEPPEDVIDLEERRRAAGQAQ; from the coding sequence GTGCTCGGCTACTCGATCGTCGGGGCGGTTGGGGCCAGCACCACCTTCATCCTGGCCTTCCTGATGCGGTGGCTGGCACCACGGATCGGGGCCATGGCGACGCCGGGCACCCGCAGCGTGCACGCCGAACCGATCCCGTCGCTGGGCGGCGCCGCGATGTTCGGCGGGTTCCTCGCCGCGATGGCGGTCGCCTCGCAGCTCAACCAGTTCCAAGGGATGTTCGCCGACTCGTCCGAGCCCCTCGGCATCCTGCTCGGTGCCGGGGTGATGTTCCTCGTCGGCGCGGTCGACGACCTGCGGGAGGTCTCCCCACCGGCGAAGGTCGCCGGCCAGATCCTGAGCGCCAGCCTCCTGTCGCTCTTCGGCGTGACGATGCTGTACTTCCGCGTCCCCTTCGCCAGTTACCAGTACATCGTCCTGTCCCCGGACCTGGCGCCGCTCGTCACCGTCGTCGCGGTCGTGCTGCTCGCCAACGCGCTGAACCTCATCGACGGCCTCGACGGGCTCGCGGCCGGGATCGTGCTGATCGCCGGGACGGCGATGTTCCTGTACGCCGACCGCCTCTTCAAGGCGGGGCTGCTCGAGGGCTCGAACATCGGCCCGCTCATCGCCGTCATCGCGGTGGCCGTCTGCGCCGGGTTCCTGCCCCACAACTTCAACCCCGCCCGCATCTTCATGGGCGACGCGGGCGCCATGTTCCTCGGGCTGCTGATGGCGGTGACCACGATCACGATCGGGGGCCGCACCGCCGACGAGTTCAGCGGTCAGACCTACTTCTTCTTCGCGCCCCTCCTCATCCCGATCGTGATCCTGGCCGTCCCGGTGGTGGACACGGCGTTCTCGTTCGTCCGGCGGGCGGCCGCTCGCCGTCGGGTCTTCGTCGCCGACCGGGAGCACCTCCACCACCGGCTCATGCGCCTCGGCCACGGGCCCCGTCGCTCGGTGGTCATCCTGTGGCTCTGGACCGCGCTGCTCTCGGCGGTGGCCCTGATCCCCACCTACACGAACCGCGGCAACGCCCTCGTGCCCCTCGCCCTGGCCGGTCTGGCGCTCCTCCTCTTCACCTACTTCCATCCCGGTCTCCGCAGCGCCCGACCGGAGCCCCCCGAGGACGTCATCGACCTGGAGGAGCGGCGGCGGGCCGCCGGCCAGGCCCAGTAG
- the atpE gene encoding ATP synthase F0 subunit C codes for MRLLILAAQQPGELKSGLQSIGAGIAYGAAAIGPGIGIGYVVGSAIQAMARQPEMQGPIRTTMFLGVAFAEALALFGFVLFFLAKSG; via the coding sequence ATGCGACTGTTGATCCTCGCCGCGCAGCAGCCCGGTGAGCTCAAATCCGGCCTCCAGTCCATCGGCGCTGGCATCGCGTACGGTGCCGCCGCCATCGGACCCGGCATCGGCATCGGCTACGTCGTCGGGTCGGCCATCCAGGCCATGGCCCGTCAGCCCGAGATGCAGGGGCCGATCCGCACCACCATGTTCCTGGGCGTCGCCTTCGCCGAGGCGCTGGCGCTGTTCGGCTTCGTCCTCTTCTTCCTCGCCAAGAGCGGCTAG
- a CDS encoding F0F1 ATP synthase subunit gamma, protein MAGGQERILRRRIRSIQSTKKITRAFELIAASRIVRAQARVHAAVPYSDTITQVVHDLASAGAAVESPLLTPRPELRKVAHVVITADRGLCGAYNSNITRAAEGTLREHATAGHDYGLILVGRKAESYFRFRNFRIDATFTGFSDQPSYEDARTVARAVEGPFLAGEYDLVEVIYTRFVSVGSQEVLVRPLMPLEEEVLAGGVEPPTPEHVSPAYEFEPSPETILERLLPRYVEARIYAALLNSAASEHAARQRAMKAATDNADDLMVSLTRVMNRARQDAITTEIMDVVGGAEALRQPQVEPEPEPDRMLVHD, encoded by the coding sequence ATGGCGGGTGGCCAGGAGCGCATCCTTCGCCGGCGGATCCGCAGCATCCAGTCCACGAAGAAGATCACTCGAGCCTTCGAGCTGATCGCCGCCAGCCGCATCGTCCGCGCCCAGGCGCGGGTGCACGCCGCCGTCCCCTACTCGGACACGATCACCCAGGTGGTGCACGACCTGGCCTCGGCCGGCGCCGCCGTCGAGAGCCCCCTCCTCACCCCACGACCCGAGCTCCGCAAGGTCGCCCACGTGGTGATCACCGCCGACCGGGGCCTTTGCGGCGCCTACAACTCGAACATCACCCGTGCCGCCGAGGGCACGCTGCGCGAGCACGCCACCGCCGGACATGACTACGGACTCATCCTCGTCGGACGCAAGGCGGAGAGCTACTTCCGGTTCCGGAACTTCCGCATCGACGCCACCTTCACCGGCTTCTCCGACCAGCCCAGCTACGAGGACGCTCGCACCGTCGCGCGCGCCGTCGAGGGACCGTTCCTCGCCGGCGAGTACGACCTGGTCGAGGTCATCTACACGAGGTTCGTGTCGGTGGGCAGCCAGGAGGTGCTGGTCCGGCCGCTGATGCCCCTCGAAGAGGAGGTCCTCGCCGGCGGCGTCGAGCCCCCGACGCCCGAGCACGTGAGCCCGGCGTACGAGTTCGAGCCGTCCCCCGAGACCATCCTCGAGCGGCTGCTGCCTCGCTACGTCGAGGCGCGCATCTACGCCGCGCTGCTGAACTCGGCCGCGTCCGAGCACGCGGCTCGGCAGCGGGCCATGAAGGCCGCGACGGACAACGCCGACGACCTCATGGTGAGCCTCACCCGGGTCATGAACCGGGCCCGACAGGACGCCATCACGACCGAGATCATGGACGTCGTCGGCGGCGCCGAGGCCCTGCGCCAACCCCAGGTCGAGCCCGAGCCGGAGCCCGACCGCATGCTCGTCCACGACTGA
- the atpC gene encoding ATP synthase F1 subunit epsilon: MADANPTLDVQVVSPERVLYEGQAEMLVCRTSDGEIAFLPGHVPFLGALGVAKVRALLPGGGEQAVAVHGGFVEVSHDRVIVLSDVAELPEQIDVGRAQAARTRAEAELTANEEDEEAAAALARAELRLDVAGAATP; the protein is encoded by the coding sequence GTGGCGGACGCCAACCCGACCCTGGACGTGCAGGTCGTCTCGCCCGAGCGGGTGCTGTACGAGGGCCAGGCCGAGATGCTGGTGTGCCGCACCTCCGACGGCGAGATCGCGTTCCTGCCCGGGCACGTCCCGTTCCTCGGGGCGCTCGGGGTGGCGAAGGTCCGCGCCCTGCTCCCGGGCGGCGGTGAGCAGGCCGTGGCCGTGCACGGCGGGTTCGTGGAGGTGAGCCACGACCGCGTGATCGTGCTGTCGGACGTCGCCGAGCTTCCCGAGCAGATCGACGTCGGCCGGGCCCAGGCGGCCCGGACCCGCGCCGAGGCCGAGCTCACCGCGAACGAGGAGGACGAGGAGGCCGCGGCCGCGCTCGCCCGCGCCGAGCTCCGCCTCGACGTCGCGGGCGCCGCCACGCCGTAG
- the atpB gene encoding F0F1 ATP synthase subunit A: protein MSVPVLGGFNFPPIDELFRWKFFLFSNTPFGINKTVLLMLVSSISLTGLFIAGTRKMRLVPGGLQNLCEMGWDFVDRGIVRDVIGPDAARWSPFMASLFFFILFLNIWEIIPIIQFPPTSRMAVPFYLALQSYIIMIVVGVAVQGPWRYFKGSIVPPGVPKAMLVLVVPIEFISKFMVRPFSLSVRLLANMMAGHILLTAVALLAAATWTTSIPEAPLLPFLVALDIAVILFEILVVVLQAYIFTILTAVYVGESLHPEH from the coding sequence GTGTCCGTCCCCGTCCTCGGCGGCTTCAACTTCCCCCCCATCGACGAGCTGTTCCGCTGGAAGTTCTTCCTGTTCAGCAACACGCCGTTCGGGATCAACAAGACGGTCTTGCTCATGCTCGTGTCGAGCATTTCGTTGACCGGCCTGTTCATCGCCGGCACCCGCAAGATGCGCCTCGTGCCGGGAGGCCTGCAGAACCTGTGCGAGATGGGGTGGGACTTCGTCGACCGGGGCATCGTCCGCGACGTCATCGGGCCCGACGCGGCGAGGTGGTCGCCGTTCATGGCCTCGCTCTTCTTCTTCATCCTCTTCTTGAACATCTGGGAGATCATCCCGATCATCCAGTTCCCGCCGACCTCCCGGATGGCGGTCCCCTTCTACCTCGCCCTCCAGTCGTACATCATCATGATCGTCGTCGGCGTGGCGGTGCAGGGCCCGTGGCGCTACTTCAAGGGCTCGATCGTCCCGCCCGGCGTCCCGAAGGCGATGCTCGTCCTGGTCGTGCCGATCGAGTTCATCTCCAAGTTCATGGTTCGGCCGTTCTCGCTGAGCGTCCGACTCCTTGCCAACATGATGGCGGGTCACATCCTGTTGACGGCGGTGGCGCTGCTGGCGGCGGCGACGTGGACCACGAGCATCCCTGAGGCGCCGCTGCTCCCGTTCCTCGTCGCCCTCGACATCGCCGTCATCCTCTTCGAGATCCTGGTGGTCGTCCTCCAGGCGTACATCTTCACGATCCTCACGGCCGTCTACGTGGGCGAGTCCCTTCACCCCGAGCACTAG
- the glyA gene encoding serine hydroxymethyltransferase — protein MPSRSRALEATDPAIADVIARELERQNTTIQLIASENFASPAVLAAQGSVLTNKYSEGYPGKRYYGGNAVVDEAEQLARTRACDLFGAEHANVQPHAGANANLAAYLALLDPGDVVMGMRLDQGGHLTHGSPVNFSGRLYRFVAYGVDDTTETIDYEAVAALARAERPKLLVAGATAYPRLIDFDAFRAIADDVGALLLVDAAHIAGLIAGGVHPSPVPVADVVTFTTHKTLRGPRAGGILCKERYAAAIDKAVFPGLQGGPLMHVIAAKAVAFHEAAQPAFRDYAAQIVRNAQALADALADEGFRIVSGGTENHLLLVDLRPFGVTGKVAQEALDAAGITCNKNAIPNDPEKPFVTSGLRLGTAASTTAGMGEPEMGEVATLIARVLRSVGDEQVSAEVREASNRLCSKFTPYPDLG, from the coding sequence GTGCCCAGCCGGTCCCGAGCCCTCGAGGCAACCGATCCGGCAATCGCCGACGTCATCGCCCGGGAGCTCGAGCGTCAGAACACGACGATCCAGCTCATCGCGTCCGAGAACTTCGCGTCCCCCGCGGTGCTCGCCGCCCAAGGCTCGGTGCTGACCAACAAGTACTCGGAGGGGTACCCGGGCAAGCGCTACTACGGCGGCAACGCCGTCGTCGACGAGGCCGAGCAGCTGGCGCGGACCCGGGCGTGCGACCTCTTCGGCGCCGAGCACGCCAACGTCCAGCCCCACGCGGGCGCGAACGCCAACCTCGCCGCCTACCTCGCCCTGCTCGACCCCGGCGACGTCGTGATGGGGATGCGCCTCGACCAGGGCGGCCATCTCACCCACGGCTCCCCGGTCAACTTCAGCGGTCGCCTCTACCGCTTCGTCGCCTACGGGGTGGACGACACCACCGAGACGATCGACTACGAGGCCGTGGCGGCGCTCGCTCGGGCCGAGCGCCCGAAGCTGCTGGTGGCGGGGGCCACCGCGTACCCGAGGCTCATCGACTTCGACGCCTTCCGGGCCATCGCCGACGACGTCGGGGCGTTGCTGCTCGTCGACGCCGCCCACATCGCGGGGCTCATCGCCGGCGGCGTCCACCCGTCGCCCGTCCCGGTCGCCGACGTGGTGACCTTCACCACCCACAAGACCCTCCGGGGACCGCGCGCCGGCGGGATCCTCTGCAAGGAGCGGTACGCCGCCGCGATCGACAAGGCCGTGTTTCCCGGGCTCCAGGGCGGGCCGCTCATGCACGTCATCGCGGCGAAGGCGGTCGCCTTCCACGAGGCCGCCCAGCCCGCGTTCCGCGACTACGCGGCCCAGATCGTCCGCAACGCCCAGGCCCTGGCCGACGCGCTCGCCGACGAGGGCTTCCGGATCGTGTCGGGCGGGACCGAGAACCACCTGCTGCTCGTCGACCTCCGGCCCTTCGGCGTCACCGGGAAGGTGGCCCAGGAGGCGCTCGACGCCGCGGGGATCACGTGCAACAAGAACGCCATCCCCAACGACCCCGAGAAGCCGTTCGTGACGAGCGGGCTCCGGCTCGGGACCGCCGCGAGCACGACGGCGGGGATGGGGGAGCCGGAGATGGGCGAGGTCGCCACGCTGATCGCCCGCGTGCTGCGGTCCGTCGGCGACGAGCAGGTGTCGGCCGAGGTGCGCGAGGCCAGCAACCGGCTCTGCTCGAAGTTCACGCCGTACCCCGATCTGGGCTGA
- the atpH gene encoding ATP synthase F1 subunit delta: MTRDRDRIEAYAHAMLDVARGEGPLADIEDDLFRFARTFESSDDLRVALTDPGLPVERRFSVVDDLMEGKALAASVALTALVITGGHAADLPAIVDRFVELAAAEREREVAEVRTVVPLNAEQQRRLAVALGRATGKQVDVKVVIDPSVLGGIVARVGDVVIDGSVRHRLEQLKEQL, encoded by the coding sequence ATGACTCGCGACCGGGACCGGATCGAGGCGTACGCGCACGCCATGCTCGACGTCGCCCGCGGCGAGGGCCCATTGGCGGACATCGAGGACGACCTGTTCCGGTTCGCCCGCACCTTCGAGAGCTCCGACGATCTGCGCGTCGCCCTCACGGACCCGGGGCTCCCGGTCGAGCGTCGCTTCTCGGTCGTCGACGACCTCATGGAGGGCAAAGCGCTCGCGGCCAGCGTGGCCCTGACCGCGCTCGTGATCACCGGTGGTCACGCCGCCGACCTGCCCGCGATCGTCGACCGGTTCGTCGAGCTCGCCGCCGCCGAGCGCGAGCGCGAGGTCGCGGAGGTGCGCACGGTGGTCCCCCTCAACGCTGAGCAGCAGCGCCGGCTGGCCGTCGCGCTCGGTCGAGCCACCGGCAAGCAGGTCGACGTGAAGGTCGTCATCGACCCGAGCGTGCTCGGGGGGATCGTCGCTCGGGTCGGTGACGTCGTGATCGACGGCAGCGTCCGTCACCGGCTGGAACAGCTGAAGGAGCAGCTCTGA
- a CDS encoding ATP synthase subunit I: MGATPAVEVAYEAGIARDLARRAALVTPIVLVGTGLAWGLGGAVSAAVGLALVAANFLASARVIAGAARRSQSAVLGTVLGGYVLRLGLILGVVLALQQVSWVNIPVLVVTIAVSHLVLVTWELRFVSFSLATPGLKPARK; the protein is encoded by the coding sequence GTGGGCGCGACGCCAGCCGTAGAGGTGGCCTACGAGGCCGGGATCGCCCGGGACCTGGCCCGGCGGGCGGCCCTCGTCACGCCGATCGTCCTCGTCGGGACCGGCCTGGCCTGGGGGCTCGGCGGGGCGGTCAGCGCCGCCGTCGGCCTGGCGCTGGTGGCGGCCAACTTCCTCGCCTCGGCCCGGGTCATCGCCGGCGCGGCCCGGCGCTCGCAGTCGGCGGTGCTCGGCACGGTGCTCGGGGGCTACGTCCTCCGCCTGGGCCTGATCCTCGGGGTCGTCCTCGCCCTCCAGCAGGTGTCCTGGGTGAACATCCCGGTCCTCGTGGTGACGATCGCCGTCTCCCACCTGGTGCTCGTCACATGGGAGCTGCGGTTCGTGAGCTTCTCCCTGGCGACGCCCGGCCTCAAGCCGGCTCGGAAGTAG
- the atpA gene encoding F0F1 ATP synthase subunit alpha, giving the protein MAELTINAEEIAAALREHVASFSPGVTKAQVGRVLEVGDGIARVAGLPETAVNELLEFGGGTLGLALNLDEDSIGAVVLGEGDEVEEGHTVQATGRILSVPVGDALLGRVVNPLGQPVDGKGPVTTETFRRLEVQAPGIVHRRPVHEPLQTGIKAIDAMTPIGRGQRELIIGDRKTGKTTVAVDTILNQRGTGVKCIYVAVGQKGSSVAQTVATLESHGAMEYTVVVNAPAAEQAVFKYLAPYSGCAMGMHWMEHGEAALIVYDDLSKQAESYRQVSLLLRRPPGREAYPGDVFYLHSRLLERAAKLNDQEGGGSLTALPIIETKAGDVSAYIPTNVISITDGQIYLVDDLFKSGVRPAIDVGISVSRVGGAAQIKAMKSVSGTLKIDLAQFRDLEAFATFGSELDAVSRAQLDRGERLVELLKQPLNSPMPVEEQVIVIYAGTNGLVDDLPVEDIRRFERDLLDWFRARHGGVLTEIRSTGALPDDGAIRAAIEDFRADFLATTPAGRPGSDAEPAASDAEAPGEPESDKTLQTE; this is encoded by the coding sequence ATGGCGGAGTTGACCATCAACGCCGAGGAGATCGCCGCCGCGCTGCGCGAGCACGTCGCGTCGTTCTCGCCTGGGGTCACGAAGGCCCAGGTCGGTCGCGTGCTCGAGGTCGGGGACGGAATCGCACGGGTCGCCGGCCTCCCCGAGACGGCCGTCAACGAGCTGCTCGAGTTCGGCGGCGGCACCCTCGGGCTCGCCCTGAACCTCGACGAGGACTCGATCGGCGCCGTCGTGCTCGGGGAAGGCGACGAGGTCGAAGAGGGCCACACGGTGCAGGCGACGGGCCGGATCCTCTCGGTCCCGGTGGGGGACGCGCTGCTCGGGCGGGTCGTGAACCCGCTCGGCCAGCCCGTCGACGGGAAGGGGCCGGTGACGACGGAGACCTTCCGGCGCCTGGAGGTCCAGGCGCCCGGGATCGTCCACCGGCGCCCGGTGCACGAGCCGCTGCAGACCGGCATCAAGGCCATCGACGCCATGACGCCGATCGGGCGCGGTCAGCGCGAGCTCATCATCGGCGACCGCAAGACCGGGAAGACCACGGTCGCCGTCGACACCATCCTCAACCAGCGCGGCACCGGCGTGAAGTGCATCTACGTCGCGGTGGGCCAGAAGGGCTCCTCGGTGGCCCAGACCGTCGCCACCCTCGAATCGCACGGCGCGATGGAGTACACGGTCGTGGTCAACGCCCCCGCGGCGGAGCAGGCGGTGTTCAAGTACCTGGCGCCGTACTCCGGCTGCGCCATGGGCATGCACTGGATGGAGCACGGCGAGGCGGCACTCATCGTCTACGACGACCTCTCGAAGCAGGCCGAGTCGTACCGGCAGGTGTCACTGCTGCTCCGGCGGCCACCCGGCCGCGAGGCGTACCCGGGCGACGTCTTCTACCTGCACAGCCGGCTCCTCGAGCGAGCGGCGAAGCTGAACGACCAGGAAGGTGGCGGGTCGCTCACGGCGCTGCCGATCATCGAGACGAAGGCCGGTGACGTCTCCGCGTACATCCCGACCAACGTGATCTCGATCACCGACGGGCAGATCTACCTGGTCGACGACCTGTTCAAGTCCGGCGTCCGGCCGGCCATCGACGTCGGCATCTCGGTGTCGCGGGTCGGCGGCGCCGCCCAGATCAAGGCCATGAAGAGCGTCTCTGGCACCCTGAAGATCGACCTGGCCCAGTTCCGTGACCTCGAGGCCTTCGCGACCTTCGGCTCGGAGCTCGATGCGGTGTCGCGGGCGCAGCTCGACCGGGGCGAGCGCCTCGTCGAGCTGCTCAAGCAGCCGCTGAACTCCCCGATGCCGGTCGAGGAGCAGGTCATCGTCATCTACGCGGGCACGAACGGCCTCGTCGACGACCTCCCCGTCGAGGACATCCGGCGCTTCGAGCGAGACCTGCTCGACTGGTTCCGGGCCCGTCACGGCGGCGTGCTCACGGAGATCCGCAGCACCGGCGCGCTCCCGGACGACGGCGCCATCCGCGCTGCCATCGAGGACTTCCGGGCCGACTTCCTCGCCACCACCCCCGCTGGGCGGCCCGGGTCGGACGCCGAGCCGGCGGCGTCGGACGCCGAGGCTCCTGGCGAGCCCGAATCGGACAAGACCCTCCAGACCGAGTAG
- a CDS encoding AtpZ/AtpI family protein: protein MDRRHRPPPWQSGFGDGLAQAIEMIGPPVLLGALGWFLDGRLGTGPGFLVGLAAFGVIGVFVKNYYEFQARAARHDEGKPWARRQP, encoded by the coding sequence GTGGACCGACGGCACCGGCCGCCGCCGTGGCAGAGCGGGTTCGGCGACGGCTTGGCCCAGGCGATCGAGATGATCGGACCACCGGTGCTGCTGGGCGCCCTCGGCTGGTTCCTCGACGGGCGGCTCGGAACTGGGCCAGGCTTCCTGGTCGGCCTGGCCGCCTTCGGGGTGATCGGGGTGTTCGTGAAGAACTACTACGAGTTCCAGGCGCGGGCGGCGCGCCACGACGAAGGAAAGCCGTGGGCGCGACGCCAGCCGTAG
- the atpF gene encoding F0F1 ATP synthase subunit B, whose translation MHPLVLAANVTAKNPIIPDAKEIIWTVIAFAFVLVILSKFAFPAVRKGLQAREDRIRSDLERAERARTEAEQTLEQYHRQLADARSEATRIIEQGRQAAEEVRRDLIARAERDAAELRGRAQEDSRLAGERALTELRSEVASLSVDLAEKIVERNLDHDTQLQLIEQYINSVGNGNGSRRRR comes from the coding sequence GTGCACCCGCTCGTACTCGCTGCGAATGTCACGGCCAAGAATCCGATCATCCCCGACGCCAAGGAGATCATCTGGACGGTCATCGCGTTCGCTTTCGTCCTCGTCATCCTGTCCAAGTTCGCATTCCCGGCGGTGCGGAAGGGCCTGCAGGCCCGGGAGGACCGCATCCGGTCCGACCTCGAGCGAGCGGAGCGGGCCCGGACCGAGGCCGAGCAGACGCTCGAGCAGTACCACCGGCAGCTGGCCGACGCCCGCTCGGAGGCGACCCGCATCATCGAGCAGGGCCGCCAGGCCGCGGAGGAGGTCCGCCGGGACCTGATCGCGCGCGCGGAGCGGGACGCCGCCGAGCTGCGGGGCCGGGCCCAGGAGGATTCCCGACTGGCCGGCGAGCGGGCCCTCACCGAGCTGCGGTCGGAGGTCGCATCGCTCTCCGTGGACCTGGCGGAGAAGATCGTGGAGCGCAACCTCGACCACGACACGCAGCTGCAGCTCATCGAGCAGTACATCAACTCGGTCGGCAACGGCAACGGATCTCGGCGTCGCCGATGA
- a CDS encoding low molecular weight phosphatase family protein has protein sequence MSGPPAATLSDIRGRRRRSRPRPVAGRGAERAPYTPPIRVLVLCTANVCRSPMAAGLLAQRLEERGVDVEVASAGRLPGGRPSTPENVAVMRRRGVDLAGHRSRAATPADVRDADLVLGMAREHVRDAVTLAPESLPRAFTLKELVRRGEAIGPRRATEPLDGWLARAAAGRRAADLLGSSADDDVPDPIGAPIARYESVAAEVTALVTRAVELAWPESPRGPGGRDDAMGPSDRAGRPDGR, from the coding sequence ATGTCGGGCCCCCCGGCAGCCACCTTGAGTGACATTCGGGGCCGGCGCCGCCGGAGCCGGCCTCGGCCGGTGGCGGGCCGGGGCGCGGAGCGGGCTCCGTACACTCCGCCCATCCGCGTCCTCGTCCTCTGCACCGCCAACGTCTGTCGGTCCCCGATGGCCGCCGGCCTCCTCGCCCAGCGGCTCGAGGAGCGCGGCGTCGACGTCGAGGTGGCGTCGGCCGGCCGCCTCCCCGGGGGGCGCCCGTCGACCCCCGAGAACGTGGCGGTCATGCGCCGGCGCGGCGTCGACCTCGCCGGCCACCGCAGCCGGGCCGCCACGCCCGCCGACGTTCGGGACGCGGACCTTGTCCTCGGGATGGCCCGCGAGCACGTGCGGGACGCCGTCACCCTGGCCCCGGAGTCGCTGCCCCGGGCGTTCACGCTCAAAGAGCTGGTCCGCCGGGGCGAGGCGATCGGGCCGCGCCGGGCCACCGAGCCCCTCGACGGCTGGCTGGCCCGGGCCGCGGCCGGTCGCCGCGCTGCGGACCTGCTCGGGTCGTCGGCCGACGACGACGTGCCCGACCCGATCGGCGCGCCGATCGCCCGCTACGAGAGCGTGGCGGCCGAGGTGACGGCGCTCGTGACGCGCGCCGTCGAGCTGGCGTGGCCCGAGTCCCCGCGGGGGCCGGGCGGCCGCGACGACGCGATGGGTCCGAGCGACCGGGCCGGCCGCCCCGACGGCCGTTGA